The DNA region CAAAATGGTAGGCATAGTTTTCATGCGAACTGTGCCCGCATAAAGCAGAGCACATGTAGCGACCCGCCCTTATCTTTTTAGTGGTGGTGCgatatggtttttttttttcaaaatctgCCCATTCGAATGGGGAGGACTGAGGCATTTGAGAGCACGAgtttaacacacacagacggaATGACATAAGGTGGCGCGacgctacacacacacacacaaacatacacatacatacatccatacatCCATACAACTACATGCAAGCATAGAGTAAATTAAAAGAACCgttcattttcatttgtattGCTGCCGCCGTCGTCACTGACAATTGTCATTCAATACAGTTTTTGCTTATTCCCTACAATTTTTTGTGTAGTTTTTCCATTAGtttcgtttctgtttttttttttctcaatcGTTGGTCATCGGTGAATTAATGCCTTGCATATTAAACATTAACAGAAGcagcaaaaattgaaaaatcatTTTCGAATTCCACATACCCCAAAAAGAACAGTGGAGGGGAATAGTGAATACGACGCCGACAGCGAAGACGACGCCAACGCCAACaccaacgacgacgacgccgGCAACGCTCTAAACAGCGGGCAGAAGAAACAACGCGAAATTGAAATCAGAAGTTAACCGGAGCCAATAGAGGCTAGTTCTAAGTAAATTTTCTTCTTAATCCCCCACACATCGTCATGGAAGAGAATTCACGTATGCTGAGCCTACTGGGCGGATTGGCCATTAGCATTGTAGGATTTCAGATATGCCGGAAAGTTCTGCCATGGTTTTATGTGAATATTTTGGGACCCAAGCTGGTGGGCTCTACGGTCGATGTTGCCAAAATGGGTGAATGGGCTGGTGAGTGAGTCAGTTGGaggttataaaaaaaaattccaattgataAGCTTTTCGATactgttttttattatttcagtTATTACCGGCTCCACCGATGGCATAGGCAAGGCATACGCCAAGGAGGTTAGTATCACACTCACACCTAACGGGATAGAAAATATTGGATCACATTCATCAAAATAACTCAAATTTATCCATTTCGATAGATCAATTAGGGAATACAATTAATCAATTGTGCTAAAGACATTACAATATATGCTATATGTTCAGGTAGCTATAAAATGACTTGCCAAtagaaaaaatattgtaattaGCAAACTATTGTCATtgaacttaaatttaaaaacaaaaaaaaagcaatgaCTTGTCTTTTGCTTGTGCAAAATTCACTTTTGCTGACATTACCTGACATTACCTCATACAtacttatttatatatatgtatgtatgtatatatactggCAATCCTATTTACCCAATTGCACTTTGAAATCAATCTGAAAATATCGTCTTTAACTCTCGACACGCTCAGCTAAAAATTATTTGCATACAATATTTCTCCTAATTGTGTTGACATTGCAACAAATgtagcaaaacaaaaacaaacaaagggaaatttatttatttttatttgaacttTCGCATAGACAGCGTTTTACTTACAGTAATTATTTTACTTAGTTAATGGGGCTGTAAAGTGAAATTGGATGCATTCAAATTTTCGGTAACTAATTTGTAGataattaaaaacttaaaagcTAGCTTTAAACATTACATTTGCAAAATGCACATGTGTTCATAGGGGGCAACAGCTAACGAAATGATTTTCAAGACCTCTGGTTTACTAGATTAAAACTTAAATCCATTAGTGAAAACGGAAGAAGTCAGTTTATTTGGGATTCTAAATTACAAATGTTATAAATTGGTATTTTTATCAATACCCACGGATTGCTAAGGCAAAtgatgtatgtatttgtttggCTCTCCACCTCGGTTCGATTCTCTATGCATAGACATTaaaagtatgtatataatgtGCGTTGCCTACTTAAGTATTCCATTCAGTGTTTTGAGTGGGGGGCAACGACTGAAGTCTAAGcttttttcaaatattcatTTCTTATGTTTTGCAGTTGGCACGCCGTGGTCTAAAACTAGTGCTGATCAGTCGATCGCTGGATAAACTGAAGGCTGTGGCCAAAGAAATTGGTAAGAACTGAAGAATCAAACCTTTAACCATTATCCATTTAATCATTTATTATGGCCTACTTACAGGCGATGCTTATGCCGTTGAGGTACGCATTATCGATGTCGATTTCACTGGCGGTGTGGAAATCTATCAAAGGATACGCGAACAGACAGCTGGTCTGGACATTGGTGTGCTTGTGAACAATGTGGGAATCAGTTATAGCCATCCGGAATACTTTTTGGATTGCTATACCGCTGATCCAAAATTCTTGCGCAGTATTGTTGCTGTCAATATACATTCTGTGACCCATATGAGTGCCCTGTTTTTGCCCGGTATGATTGCTAAACGCAAGGGAGTGATTATAAATATCTCATCGACAGCTGGTGTGATACCAAATCCTTTGCTAAGCTTATACAGTGCCACCAAGGTATGGCCAAACTAGGAAAATTGCCTTAATTATTTAAACGaaatgttttctctttttcagTCATTTGTTAACAAATTCAGCGATGATCTGCAAACGGAATACAAAGAGCATGGTGTTATTATCCAAAGTGTGCAGCCTGGTTTTGTAGCCACCAATATGAGCAAGATACGTAAGGCGAGTGTGTTCGCTCCCTCCCCTGACACGTATGTAAAATCTGCACTCTCCACACTTGGCTTTGCCACACAAACCGCTGGATATCTACCACACGCCTTGCTTCAACTGGTCATCCATTTTACAGAGGCTCTATTCGGGGAACAATTTGCCCGGAACATTGTGCTTAAGAATATTCTCGGTACACGCAAGCGTGCCCTGCGTCGGCGAGACAAGGAGCAATAACAACTCAAAGATACTCGTTTCATTTTATAATTAGAATAGAAGCCATTCATGTGGGGTTGCGGGAGCATTTTACTTTAATGTATTCAATTACAATTATAACAATTGTAATTTGACCTTACCCTGGACAGAGAGAAAGCTAGCTAAAGAAAACATTGCTTATCATCTATGTTCAATTTTCATAATGTGTGTGTcataccaaaaaagaaatataccaaaacaaattataaaccAATATTAAGAACATTAGTTTTTATCATAAACTAATAAATTGgaagaattttaaaattttacagTTAACTGTGTGTATTGCCTTTGTAgtcaataaatataaatttgtttaatattagttaacgtgttttatttattttaaattcgaTAACTAACGATGCTTTTTAATGCATTCGATAAGGCCATTTCCGGCGTTCGCTCAGTTTTAGGACTTGTGTGAGCAGCAATTTTCAGTGTTTTTACTAatattttgcatatagtaGTGGTAAACATTTAGGTTTatggtttattttatttagaaTTTATGGGAATAGTGCTATTTAAAGTCATTTTACTACACAACTATGAGTCAGAACTCATAGCAACCCCCGATATTATCTTTTCGTGCatatatcgatagttttatttttgcatcTCTAATGGATACACTTGGTCAAAGAACAGATTTCTCTTGTTCTTTcgaaattatttaatatatatttttgaagaTTGTACATGAATTAAGTGTCAGATGGAGTTTATAACTAAAATGAAAGATACTTTCTAATCTGCATGATAAacaatatatatctataattaATTGCGCATCAGGAGCAGAAGGAGCATCATCAGTTTCAGCATTAGtgataataacaacaacagcaaaaacaataacGTCACTCTCGCTCTCTCGTTTCCCTATCTCCCTCTCGCTGATGCTCTCTCTCTTGGCAGTAATCAACGTTTCTTGTTTTGATTCCTTTCGGCGTCATTTAGCATTTTTGATAAGACAGCTTGAAGGGGAGTGCAAGAACGGGAGCGGCCTCGGCGAATTGTGTGTGGTGTTATCATTCGTGAATGTGTCTCCTCCTCCCCCTGCCTCTACGTGAGCCGCGCCCTTCCACAGAAACTCTGTTGATGAGTGGTGGCAACCAACTTGTTGCGGGGACCGGGACAACTACGATTGCCTATGTGATATTGATATtgatttaatatatataattttgtcaTTGAAATCGACAGATGGATGGACACATGTGCATGTGCTTCCAAAAGGGGGAGGATTGGtggcaatttgtttaaaaaagaaaaaatagaaaagtcaaaaccaaaaataaaactattattaacaACAGAGGCTAAAACGAGAGACGCGTTATTGCGttgcaacgacaacaacaataataataataacaactaCGGACGGCAGCGGCAACGGAAACGgaggcgacgacgacgacgtcaaAAATGTTAAGAGAACTCATCAAATATTCAAAAGCGTAAAAGGGCGAACAATCACAAAACGAAGAAGACTAGATAGAACTTGGGTGGAACACAGTATTGAAtcaacaacgacgacaacgtCCCAGTTGCGGTCCGACAAACGATTGGACAACAACGGAACCGAAACGGAAGCAGCAATAAAAGTAGAAGAAAATATAAGTCAAAACAAACGTAGaaaggaataggaataggaataggaatagatAAACGCGCCGGTGCCGAAATGGAAAGTGGCCAACGACGCCGCCTGCCGCTATTTCCCATTGAGCCAGAGCCGCCCACTACGCCTACGCAGCGGCTCACATTAATAGCTACACGGTAAGTCAAGGTGCTCAAGTGGGTGGGTTTTAGGTGGGTGGTATGTAAACTGACCATTTGGCTGCCATCTGTCATGGTTATTAATAGATATATGTctatacataaatacacatatataattctctacttataagtaaaacccATTTGCCTCTGTCTATAATTGATCTTTGAATGATTCCTTTCTGactatgttgttgtttttttttttttgtttttttttttcaattcaaGCTTGCTACGTGCATTGCAATTAAACTGGAGGATTATCATTTCCGGCATCACATTGACCCTGTTGGCCGTCATCTGGTATTATCCCACATTCTTCTTATTCTTTGCTTTTGTCCTCTACTCCCTGGTGCTGGTCTTTGCTGGTAAGAAACTAACTAAATAAaggcacaaaacaaaaccaaaaattatatttctataCAATATTTCTACACTTTGTATTCCAACATTAGCATGGGCGTAGCTTGAGATATCGTCTAAATTAGAACAAACGGgtcaatattaaataattcttatcaaaatttttatgaaatgaaaGAGAACAACAAACTTATGACCAGGGGCAACAATTATCTAAAATCTTTAATTCCAATCaccaaatataaatatatatatatatatataaaactaaggcaatgaaaagattttaaaattaactaCTTAACTtgataaaacaaaagtttaagGATTATACATTTTTACATATTGGCTTTTGGGAACATTTTATTTACGCTACGTCCATGAATGGATAATGAATGATTCTTAATATTCCATATCTCATGCTTTGCTATATTGCTattattcttattattattcttattttcattttatgatTTATCGATGAAGGTGTCGGTTAATTGATGATTGCTTAATTCCAGTGAAGCGtctaattaaaaataataagaatatCACTGCCTTATTTACCTATCTaatataaaacaatatttATCTATTGTATTCTTTATTGTGTTTAATGTTCATTTACACAGCTGTTGCTGGCACCGTCTATGTACATTATATATTTACCACCAATGAGCCAATCAAACCGAGCCGTGTGCCCTCTAAACTCCTCTACAATGCCACCAAGTAAGTGAGAGAAGGAAGGAAGAAAGCAAAGGAAGCAATAAAATTTGAATCAATTAACAATTTAATCGtataatttattcaaaaaacgaaaacaagaaattaagtcaatttcaattcaattgagAAGGAGCCCAAACAAAtcagaaatttatatttaaaaaagaaaatgtagaAGACTATAATATAGAttgatttatatatgtacatatatgtataagttcAATAGTTGAATTTCTTTGTTTCCAGGAGCAACATATTTGATTTGCCGAAACCCATCAAGAATCCCTCAAATCTACCATTGATATTCGATAAGACAGTTGATCTGCAATTACAACAAATAATTGAATATGTGCTGCGTGATTTTATGTTACCTTGGCTGGGGTAAGTTTTACCATTTATAATGATTAACCACAATAACTAAATGTGATCTCTAACTAGGTATGTGGTGACCAAACCGAAACTAATTAACGATGTTATACGTGAGGATTTATGGAATGCCATACAGAAAATCCATGAGAGGGCATCCAAAATGGATGCAGCTAAGATAATAGCTGTAGATATGGTAAATCGTGTGACTGTTCATTTGGAAAAGATACGCATAGCCGAGGCCAGAGCGTAAGTTCTAGGGAAATGAAACTGACAAATTgatattaaacattttgaatCATGCAGAACGGAAACAAATGCCGCACCAGTTTTTAGTACCAATTCATATTTGGTTGATGAAGAACGTGAAATGGAATTTCTGCGCAAGCTCTGTGAGATTATGGTTATATTACTCCTACCAAGAGGCTATTCCCTGCCGCCATTGAAGGTATTGCTTAGCGAGATTTTATCTTACAAGAGTAAgtcaaataacaaaaatgaagACGAGTTGATATTAATTGTTTGGCTTTGTTTTTAGTCTTCTTTCCCATGATTAAGATGTTAACCGCACCGGATTATATCAATCAGAAGGTGGTACAAAATATAGAGACACGTTTGGCGGCAGCGGCAATGAGCAAACGTAGCTATGAATATGCAGCGAGTTTTGAGGACTTTCTAAAGATAATCAATAATTCGGGCAATTTGGAAGATCTCTCATTGATACGCAAGAGTATTGTTAACGATTTGATGCATGCCACAACCATGCAGAATTTGCAACGTGCCAAAGGTCTTGATCCTGACCATGAGGATACGCATTCACTTTCCAAATCTGAGTTAACAGCAGCAATTAGGCTCAAACGCTATGTGCAGCAATTGACATTGGCCAAGGCTCAGTGTGAGAAGAATTTATCAAAATTCGGTTGGAATGGCAACTATTCAAGTGATATAGTAAGCATACAAAGACatcatttttgcaaaatgtaTAATTCTTTTCGTATTGTAGGATCTAACATTGGTGGAAATACTCAATACGGCTGTGGGGCGACGCTATTTCACTTTATTTCTGGAGCCTTTAAAGGCTAGTGCTCTAATTGGATTCTATTTGGCTGTAGAGGAAATAAAGCATGCCCACAAATCGGTGACCCATCAGTTGGGCACAGAGATATTTTACACGTATGTACGAGTGCCCAAGCCGGAAATCCATATTGATAAGCATGAACGCAAATTGATTGAAACATTCCTGCTGGGCGACGCTGGACCTGATATATTCTTTGAGATTCAGCGTAATATCTTACGCACACTAGAGGATAAGTATTATCCGCCATTTGTGTTGAGTGAACAATATCGACAGCTTAAAGAGGCATTGGACTCGAACGAATTTAATGATCCCACCTTAATGATCTCCATGGGAGAGACGGAGGATGAGCATTCTGTCATTGCTGGCATTGGCGTTGGCAGCGATGGTGTCCACAATGATGGCGGTGTGTCTGGTGGCACTGGGGCCGGCGGCGCGATTGATGTAGCTGCTCATACCTCATATGCACGTAAGAAGTTAGAACAAATTCAAGAACGCATCGATAAGAAGCAGTTGGCTTTGGATGCTCTTAAATACTCGGTGAAACCGGAATCCAAGGTGCTCTCAATACTGGACAAGGAAATGGAATGGCTGAAAAGCGAGAAGCGTCAAACGGAGGCACATTTGAGGCGTACAGATGCATGGACCGAGCATCTGGGCAAATGGAAGGCAACCATACAAAGTGTGGAAATGTCCGATGAGAAGGAATTGCTTCAATTTATGATACTGGTCCATGTCGATGAAGATATAAATGCGCCCCATTCAAATTCATCAACCGCAACAAAGAATGGTGGTCCAGACGGTGGAGATACTAAACCCCAGAAGCGTCCATCTGGGATATCTAGCGGATGGGTTGTAATGCGTTCCCTTAATCAAGTTCATGTAAGTGCCACATGGAAAACGCATTTTCCTGTTGTGTTTTGACTTCTTTTTGCAATTGCAGGAACTACAACGTAAGCTTCGGCATGTTAGCTCCAACCTGAAAACCTTGGATTTGCCCAccaattttaagtttttctttctGAAAAGCGCCGATAGGCATGGCCAAGAGAAGGCCAAAGGTCAAATACAAAAGTTTCTTAATGTAAGTGAGATTTTTGTCTTTCTCTATCAATATTCTTCTTATAAGTTGTATATACCTTTTCTATGTTTACAGTTCATTTTAGAGGATGATCACTTAAATGGCAGTGAAGCTATTTATACCTTTCTTAGTCCGAGTTCGGATCATTTGAAGCAATCGTTGCCATCACcaaaaaaatccaaattcTCACTCTCCACGCTCTTTAAGAGCGATGCTGCCAAATCGGCTCATGAGACAACGAATCGTGCGACAGATCCCTTTTGGGGCTTGCATCGTGACGATGATGACATCTCCACCTATTTGGAGGGCAGTGGCGGTGAGTCTGGCAACAATGATAGTAAATTGCTGGCAGATATCGATAGCAGCAACAAGGATAGCATAGCGGAACCACTGTATGCTCTAATGGGTGAAATATTCGATATGGGCGGTGTATTTAAATGGCTGCGCAAGAGCATTATATCATTTGTTCAAATCACCTATGGCAGGACCATAAATCGACAGATTCGAGAATCGGTGGCATATCTCTTTGAGGAGTCCATGTTGCACAATTATTTCTCAGCCATATTGAAATCATTTTGGCCAGGCGGAGTTTTAGCCTCCGCCTATCCCATGCGTTCCGATGATATGAAAGAGATGACCACGAATGCAGCTAAAGCGCTACTCACAGATCACATACCCGAAGTTCTATGCAATCTTGTTGGTGCCCAGGCAGCTAAGCGAGGTGTCCTAAAAGTCTTTGATGCCCTACAAAATCCCATCTATAATAAACAGTTGTTCTATGTAAgatttttgaatttgattcCATGACTGTTGCTCAATACGTTTTGCATGTTCCAGGAACTTTTGGAGATCTTGATGATTGAATTCTTTCCCGAGATACGCCAGCTAAAGATTAGTCATGCCAATGGTGGAGGCGCTGGTGGTGGTGCAGGTGGCTCTACGACCAAATTGAATACAGCAAcggcaggagcagcagcagcatcagcagccgCAGCATTGGCAGCAGCCACAGCAGCGGCATCTTTGCCATTGCAAAATAGTCATCAGGGTCACAATTCGAGTAGTGCTAGCAGTGCAGCATCGATGGGTGGCGGTGTACAGCAAAATCATGCGTCAGGGACAGGTTCCACAGCTGCAGCAATAGCTGCTGGTGTATCCACCTCACATCAGACAACAcactatcatcatcatcatcaccatcatacGCATCCGCCAGGATATACAGCACATGGCAGTAATCTGGCAGCTGGATCTAAATAGATCGTCAAAAAACCCTATCCAATCGAAATTGTATTACAAATGTGAAATAGCTCTCTATCTATTCCTTTCCCGCTCTCTACCACTTTATCTCTGTTTCATTCTATTTGGTGGCCTTAGTTAATAGGTTAGCAAAACGAGACACTAGCATAGGAAAACCTTTTTGATCCTTTGTAAATGAGTTCCCAATTGAATGATTCATTCCTTTCATTCGTGTACAAATGAAGCTTTCCCCAAAGACTTGTTCTATTCAGTTTCTAAATATGAATGCCTAAACGTgctatttatattttgtttaatggTTTCGGCTTTTCGTTCCTCCATGTACGTTTTTatatgttgtttgtttgttttaatgtCCCTCCCCTGCATCCAAGTGTtgtacatattgtatgtaagCCAGTATTAAGCGTTGTACCaaaatgttgttgttaaactttaaactagttttaaatccaaaaattttGGGCCCAACATAAAATTACATTCCCTTGATTGTCATGCAGCTATCCATAAAGCCGCCCGCATCTTGTGATTTtagcaaaatgaaaaacaaaagtgaaaatatgtACCAAATTACTTAAACCAAATGCAAACACTTAATTCAACCAATTTAAATGTAATCATATTAGATATTTGCAGAGAATATGTAGTCGCTTAAACAATTGCAAATATATTATggatacatgcatacatatttcTATATACTAATTAATATTTAGATCTATTTATATGTTTGCTTGTATCCTATTTGTATCTGTATTTGGCCCGTGTACAACTTTACTATACGAACAAATtatttgagaaaaaaaaaccaagaaatagtgtgaaatgcaaaataaaaaaatgtctatttatgtagttttttgTAAGAACATCTTTTAATTCAAATGAGAACACATATTTGGCTTACAATTGACAAATGAAATGATGAATTGAAATTGACTTAGAAGgcattaaatttttcaattatttgatttaattgtATGGGTTTCATATCTATAATAATTGCCGACAAATTTCTACGCATTGCTGCTTGCTTTCTGATAAGCAATTTtacttcaaaatatttaagtagATATTGCCATTTCAATTTACTTTTCTCTCGATCGAGAAGCACTTGAAATGTTTCTGCATTAAGACCAAGCACATGCTCGGCAACACCACCAGCTAAACGTGCCTCAATTAAGGTGCCCGTATGATCCGATAGATGAAGATTGATATTGAAAAAGTGAGCATACCTCACCCCGCTATAACACAGAGAGAACTCCAGTTGGCACGATTCGTTTTCGCAATCATTGCGATTCCCGGATATAAGACGATGACAGGCCTTGCTGCAAGTAAGGGTTTAGTTTAAGTTTGAGGAAATTAATAGAAAGAACTTGCCACTTCCTGTTAATGATCATGGCCAGACCATCTATATCGAATTTGGTGACCATGGCATAGAGAACAGTTGTGAATTGTTCAGTTGCCGCATCACGAAGATCTCCCTCGGCTCGGGCATATATCTGCTTGACTGTCATCTGGTTACGTATTTCCGACGCTAACGGAAGGCTAGTCAAATCGGTTTGGGCTAAGAAATCAAAACTTTTCAGTGGTATGTTTGCCGCAAACTTTAAGAGATTTTGTAAATCGTCACCAGGTGACTGAGGATTCTCGTATATCAACGAACAACTGGAATGTGTGAGGACTGTGCTGCCATAGAATTCAGAATAGGATGTACGCACATCGATGAGATACAAAATGGTTTTACGTGGCTGCCAATACTGGGATCGACGTATCCATTCAGGTTGCCAAATGGTAAATATCATACCATCCGGACAGCTGGTATCGATCACAACCATTTCAAGGCACTGCAACTTAAGACTGCCATTGCGATGAACCACTTTTCGCTTGAATTCTCGCACTGGACGCACCGAGGCTACCACCACCAAGAGATCTACATAGGTCCTCAGTTGATCGCCAGCTCCACGAACGTCAGCCAATTTAAGTGCCGACCGAATTGGTTTGTGTGGGACATGTATAAGATTGTGTAGTCTCTGTATGGTGGTCACATCCTCCGGATTATGATGTACTATATAGCCGTGTCCTTCGTTGACGCTCAAGGAACAGCATATCGTGGCCATTGGCTGATATCGATGCGGTTGCTCTCCCGGCGCCCCAATCAATTGGGAATTATTTGATGTTACTTTGGCACCCACAACATCTACAATATCACCTATATTTAGCATGGAATTGTACTCTTCAATGCATTGTTTTTGGCCCCAGCAGTTGCAGTTGGTAATATGTTTTTGAGTGTCGCGAAGTGTTAGATTGATCACTCCGCGTTGTTCGCCATTCAATTTGTCTAAAAAGACGTTGGGCGTCGATTTGGAAATAATCAGTGCAACTATGGAGATGTTGGTCATAAAAGGTTCCATGTCGCCAAGCTTTAATTTATGCGATTTTGAGttcatttttaagttttatttaacAGACAAAATTAGCCAAAAAGCcgttaaattaaatataaccATTCGATAACATATTCGATAGAAAATTATACATTATCGATATCTCAACAGCTGTTTCATCTTTATTTCCACAGCCCTGGCACTGTCTATGATGCCAGATTAAGTGATTTAGCTTCTGGCAACGCTACCAAAAAGTaagttgaaaacaaaaactaatttacCCAAATTCACATATAAAAAACACAGAAATTGCTAAAACAATATATACAAAAGTGAGTTTATAGATCTAGCTTATCATCCAAGTTGGAAAATATACACCAAGCAAAACAGTGTACATTACACCATGCTGATAGCGATTTCCGTTACGTAATAGTATTCCTAATTTATTTTCGCTCAACTATCTTTTTACAGACCTTATGGGCAGTGGCAGCAATATTGTCACCCAATTGGCAAGAAAGTACGGTGCAGTGGTTTTCTTTCCTACTGTAGCAGTTGGTTCCATTTACGCCGATTGGTCGCATACTCGAGAGTGGAAGCGCCAGAAACAACAACTGGCACGCAGCGAACAACTAAAGAGTCAAAGCTAAGTTAACGTCAAATCCACAATTTGTACTCAGCAACAACATGGTTCTGGGTCTGGATAAACGAATTCTATGGGCGGGTCTGCCTCTCTTGGGCTTTGCCATTGGCCATTTTCTTGACAAGAAGGAGACGGAACGTATGACATTGTTCCGGGATAAGAGCGCTTTGTTTGGCCGTCCGGAAGGCAGCGAGAAACAGGAGCCCTCCTGGTGATAAAGATAactaaacaaaatgttttctttttcttctcccAAATAAACTGTAGAATTATGGTCAAGTGAATGATGGACATTTCGCCTTGTTATGAAAACTGGAATTGAGTAAATATTCTAATTTGTTGTTATAGACAGGTCATCTAATCTTTGATATTAGATCAGTTTTTACAGACGTTAATAACCGGCAATATCAGAAGCTATCTTATATTAGTTGTAATAccaatttgaattattttacCTTTTAACGTATCAACAATTCTAGTGGAAAACCACGAACACAATGTTGTTTACCTGCGACCAGGACCTTCCGCATGTGATTTATGTGTTTATGAAGGATTGCATCGTGTCCTAGAGCATTGTTTGTTTTACACAAGAAAGCCATAAAACCATCAacattaacacacacacagacgcaaacCGTGTACGCATAAGATAAGCCGAGCGGATAACTGGTTTCTACTCACCTCTCTACCTGGCTCAAGAGATCAGTGcgtgagagagggagagagtgagagatacCCGTAATCCATTTCCTAAAAAATCAAACTAACCGTTAAGTTTCAATTTTGGTGCAATGTTTAGAGAGAGAAatgcaatt from Drosophila willistoni isolate 14030-0811.24 chromosome XL unlocalized genomic scaffold, UCI_dwil_1.1 Seg141, whole genome shotgun sequence includes:
- the LOC111518344 gene encoding NADH dehydrogenase [ubiquinone] 1 beta subcomplex subunit 1, which translates into the protein MVLGLDKRILWAGLPLLGFAIGHFLDKKETERMTLFRDKSALFGRPEGSEKQEPSW